A region from the Plasmodium chabaudi chabaudi strain AS genome assembly, chromosome: 2 genome encodes:
- a CDS encoding heat shock protein, putative, with protein sequence MENNKYQKDHPHNGFIPYAKLLLFFYIIYIQKYTESIINEKPTYENVLGSVSDLRPQRMLTEHMRGKTRTMQKLHTEDYYNILGVTKGADLDQITKAYKKLAVKWHPDKHRDDDDSRVYAEEMFKNISSAYSVLSDEKQRKIYDTYGVEGIKGTMEAPKPFDHTEYLNKIINPLKNFSFKSMINDKYAGLSNFLHHAESKSHASPEIGKVNHNKAGSREITLELTLEELYQGCKKEYTIVKNVYVGVTHFQVDKTLVIDIKPGFDDNTLIVFHREGDQVSPSSPPGNITFRITTKKHDTLTRRGNNLVYKQYITLEQALKGFDFTVKSLDNKDIIINVDNVVSPNSKMVIPNEGMPYLDNPNHKGDLIIEFVHIYPETMTEEEKMALRDILNSKNNKHTYH encoded by the exons atggaaaataataagtatCAGAAAGATCACCCCCACAATGGCTTTATCCCATATGCtaaattattgttatttttttatataatttatatacaaaaatatactgAGAGt atTATCAATGAAAAACCTACATATGAGAATGTGCTTGGAAGTGTATCAGACCTTAGACCTCAAAGGATGCTAACAGAACATATGAGGGGAAAAACTCGTACCATGCAAAAATTACATACTGAG gattattataatattttaggCGTTACAAAAGGTGCAGATCTTGATCAAATAACCAAGGCTTATAAGAAGCTAGCCGTAAAATGGCATCCAGATAAGCATCGTGATGATGATGATAGTAGGGTATATGCTGAAGAAATGTTTAAGAATATTTCAAGCGCATATTCCGTATTATCCGATGAAAAACAAAGGAAAATTTATGATACATATGGTGTTGAAGGCATAAAAGGAACTATGGAAGCCCCCAAACCCTTTGATCACACCGAATATctcaataaaattataaatccGTTGAAAAACTTTTCGTTTAAATCTATGATTAACGATAAATATGCAGGATTATCTAATTTCCTACATCATGCCGAATCTAAATCACATGCTTCTCCGGAAATTGGAa aaGTAAACCATAATAAGGCAGGTTCACGTGAAATAACGCTCGAGTTAACATTAGAAGAGTTATATCAGGGATGCAAAAAAGAGTATACAATTGtcaaaaatgtatatgttGGAGTAACACATTTTCAAGTTGATAAAACCCTTGTAATTGATATTAAACCCGGATTTGATGATAACACTTTGATTGTGTTTCATAGGGAGGGTGATCAAGTATCTCCTTCATCCCCACCAGGTAATATTACTTTCAGGATTACTACGAAAAAACATGATACCCTCACCCGAAGAGGTAACAATTTAGTATATAAGCAATATATAACCTTAGAGCAGGCTTTAAAGGGTTTTGATTTTACAGTAAAATCATTGgataataaagatataataataaatgtagATAATGTTGTTAGTCCTAACTCAAAAATGGTCATACCAAATGAAGGAATGCCATATTTAGATAATCCAAATCATAAAGGAGATTTAATAATTGAatttgtacatatatatccCGAAACAATGACAGAAGAGGAAAAGATGGCCTTAAGGGACATTCttaatagtaaaaataataaacatacaTATCATTAA